Proteins found in one Planctomicrobium piriforme genomic segment:
- a CDS encoding helix-turn-helix transcriptional regulator has protein sequence MSAIRKIRRLLTLLERLQSGRAYSTSELTHLCGVSRRTVFRDLKTLQDAGVQILYDAATQGYWLPIHTALPPAQLTLSETLSLLVLAQEAGGSRRAVPFQEAARDAALKLQSTLPSHLTHYVNDLTSSLKIQSEPLADHRHGREHYDRLIEGITSRRKVRLHYDSVAEQTQIQTLVSPYRLLFRRHAWYAIGRSSLHRSVRTFHIGRILESEVTDDPFQVPPRFSLKRYFGHAWSLIREPDARCEVTVRFQPMVARNVAEVCWHPTQKTLWNDDGTLDFTVTVDGIQEMSWWILSYGNQALVLKPEPLRKLIAERAREMAAQY, from the coding sequence ATGAGTGCGATTCGCAAGATTCGACGACTCCTCACGCTGCTCGAACGCCTGCAGTCAGGCCGGGCCTACTCCACCTCCGAGCTGACGCATCTATGCGGCGTCAGCCGGAGAACGGTGTTTCGGGATCTGAAAACGCTCCAGGATGCCGGAGTGCAGATCCTGTACGACGCCGCGACGCAGGGGTATTGGCTGCCCATTCATACCGCTCTGCCGCCGGCGCAGTTAACGCTCAGCGAAACGCTGTCGCTGCTCGTGCTGGCCCAGGAAGCGGGCGGATCGCGCAGGGCGGTCCCCTTTCAGGAAGCTGCCCGTGATGCGGCGCTCAAGCTGCAAAGCACGCTCCCCTCGCATCTCACGCACTATGTGAACGACCTGACCTCTTCGCTGAAGATTCAGTCGGAGCCATTAGCCGATCACCGTCACGGCCGCGAACACTACGATCGCCTGATTGAAGGGATCACCAGCCGCCGCAAGGTGCGGCTGCATTACGACAGTGTCGCCGAACAGACGCAGATCCAGACGCTGGTGAGTCCTTATCGATTGTTATTTCGGCGGCATGCCTGGTATGCCATCGGTCGTTCGTCGCTGCATCGCTCCGTCCGCACGTTTCACATCGGCCGCATTCTCGAATCGGAAGTCACCGACGACCCGTTTCAGGTGCCTCCCCGGTTCTCATTGAAACGCTATTTCGGTCACGCCTGGAGCCTCATTCGCGAACCCGATGCCCGTTGTGAAGTGACTGTTCGCTTCCAGCCGATGGTCGCCAGAAACGTCGCCGAGGTCTGCTGGCATCCCACGCAGAAAACACTCTGGAATGACGACGGCACGCTCGACTTCACGGTCACCGTCGACGGCATTCAGGAAATGTCGTGGTGGATTCTCTCGTACGGCAATCAGGCCCTTGTGCTGAAACCGGAGCCCTTGCGAAAACTCATCGCGGAACGTGCCCGCGAGATGGCGGCACAATACTGA